A part of Syngnathoides biaculeatus isolate LvHL_M chromosome 21, ASM1980259v1, whole genome shotgun sequence genomic DNA contains:
- the ecsit gene encoding evolutionarily conserved signaling intermediate in Toll pathway, mitochondrial, which yields MTTRCVMKCTRCLLRLLGQSARPTLPRSPQHVDVFVQAVRRFRGNKGGPVPAEFVGEDPGKRSVVAGDPFATEHKNKASFAEALEVFTKADVRRRGHVEFIYAALKKMPEFGVQRDVGVYNRLLDVFPKEVFVPRNFIQRMFNHYPRQQECAVQLLEQMENYGVMPNVETKVLLVRIFGEKGHPVRKYQRIMYWFPKFKHANPFPVPHRLPEDPVELARFSLKRIANDLDAKVTVYQTPRTDVTESGDQITLPHVVGIQSPDQMRLLGKHDPNRPVFVEGPFPLWLRRTCVHYYVLRAEPAPPGAKVEEPYDPAERCFHYPLQLDLDLDRDFGDMETFDVEDLDEGPVFGMCMTSRGDQVTLNRWISGLQESNPVLGHVATVFRLQAGPSELQAETRRDELPPEEPEEEATEARRRKN from the exons TTGCGTCATGAAGTGTACACGATGTCTGCTGCGCCTGCTGGGTCAGTCCGCCCGCCCCACTTTGCCACGCAGTCCGCAGCACGTCGACGTCTTTGTACAGGCGGTGAGGCGTTTCCGCGGCAACAAAGGCGGTCCCGTCCCCGCGGAGTTTGTGGGCGAGGACCCCGGCAAGAGGTCCGTGGTCGCGGGCGACCCGTTCGCCACAGAGCACAAAAACAAGGCCTCGTTCGCGGAAGCGCTGGAAGTGTTCACCAAGGCTGACGTGAGGCGGCGGGGCCACGTGGAGTTCATCTACGCCGCGCTCAAGAAGATGCCCGAGTTCGGCGTGCAGCGGGACGTGGGGGTCTACAACCGGCTGCTGGACGTCTTTCCCAAGGAGGTGTTCGTGCCCAGGAACTTCATTCAGCGCATGTTCAACCACTATCCCCGTCAGCAGGAGTGCGCGGTGCAGTTACTGGAACAGATGGAGAACTACG GTGTCATGCCCAACGTGGAAACCAAGGTCCTGCTGGTGCGGATTTTCGGTGAGAAGGGCCACCCCGTCAGGAAGTATCAGCGCATCATGTACTGGTTCCCGAAGTTCAAACACGCCAACCCCTTCCCCGTCCCGCATCGGCTGCCCGAAGACCCCGTGGAACTGGCCCGCTTCAGCCTGAAGCGCATCGCCAACGACCTGGACGCCAAAGTCACCGTTTATCAG ACGCCTCGCACAGACGTCACGGAGAGCGGAGACCAGATCACGCTGCCCCACGTGGTCGGCATCCAGAGCCCCGACCAGATGCGGCTCCTCGGCAAGCACGACCCGAACAGGCCCGTGTTTGTGGAGGGCCCCTTTCCGCTGTGGCTGAGACGGACCTGCGTGCATTACTACGTCCTCCGGGCCGAACCCGCGCCGCCCGGCGCCAAG gtgGAGGAGCCCTATGATCCAGCCGAGCGGTGTTTTCACTACCCTCTGCAACTAGATCTAGACTTAGATCGGGACTTTGGGGACATGGAGACCTTCGATGTTGAAGACT TGGATGAAGGTCCAGTATTTGGCATGTGCATGACCAGCCGCGGGGACCAGGTCACCCTCAACCGGTGGATCTCGGGCCTGCAGGAGAGCAACCCCGTCCTGGGTCACGTCGCCACCGTGTTCCGCCTGCAAGCCGGCCCCAGCGAGCTCCAGGCGGAGACCCGGAGAGATGAGTTGCCGCCCGAGGAACCCGAGGAAGAGGCGACGGAGGCCAGGAGGAGAAAGAACTGA